DNA from Tachysurus fulvidraco isolate hzauxx_2018 chromosome 16, HZAU_PFXX_2.0, whole genome shotgun sequence:
CCCATTgaagagtgatgatggaaattgaacatctagagtaaataatagcacataacatctagagtaaataatagcacattaaagacttgtagtatgttctttaggaccaaataaatatttagcaacttgttctggagtggtgtgtgactcttttcaaaagttattgaactggatgctctgccaatggagaaccccatagaatagagtgatgatggaaattgaacatctatagtaaataatagcacattaaagacttgtagtatgatctttagggtcaaataaatatttagcaacttgttttggagtggtgtgtgcctcttttcaaaagttattgaactggatgctctgccactggagaacgccatagaatagagtgatgatggaaattgaacatctagagtaaataatggcacattaaagacttgtagtatgttctttagggtcaaataaatatttagcaacttgttttggagtggtgtgtgcctcttttcaaaagttattgaacttgatgctctgccactggagaaccccatagaatagagtgatcatggaaattgaacatctagagtaagtaataaaacataacatctagagtaaataatagcacattaaagacttgtagtatgttctttagggtcaaataaatatttagcaacttgttttggagtggtgtgtgcctcttttcaaaagttattgaactggatgctctgccactggagaaccccatagaatagagtgatgatggaaattgaacatctagagtaaataatagcacattaaagacttgtagtatgttctttagggtcaaataaacatttagcaacttgttttggagtggtgtgtgcctcttttcaaaagttattgaactgcatgctctgccactggagaaccccattgaatagagtgatgatggaaattgaacatctagagtaaataatagcacataacatctagagtaaataatagcacattaaagacttgtagtatgttctttaggaccaaataaatatttagcaacttgttttggagtggtttgtgcctgttttcaaaagttattgaactggatgctctgccactggagaaccccatagaatagagtgatgatggaaattgaacatctagagtaaataatagcacattaaagacttgtagtatgttctttagggtcaaataaatatttagcaacttgttttggagtggtgtgtgcctcttttcaaaagttattgaactgcatgctctgccactggaaaACCCCATTgaagagtgatgatggaaattgaacatctagagtaaataatagcacattaaagacttgtagtatgttctttagggtcaaataaatatttagcaacttgttttggagtggtgtgtgcctcttttcaaaagttattgaactggatgctctgccactggagaaccccatagaatagagtgatgatggaaattgaacatctagagtaaataatagcacattaaagacttgtagtatgttctttagggtcaaataaatatttagcaacttgttttggagtggtgtgtgcctcttttcaaaagttattgaactgattgctctgccactggagaacaccatagaatagagtgatgatggaaattgaacatctagagtaaataatagcacattcaagacttgtagtatgttctttagggtcaaataaatatttagcaacttgttttggagtggtgtgtgcctcttttcaaaagttattgaactggatgctgtgccactggagaaccccatagaatagagtgatgatggaaattgaagtattacatttattatggaACTTTGTATGTAAATCCCCTCTATTTGACACTCTGCTAATCATCTTTCTGGGCTTACCCTATATGTTGTCAGATTTCTTGACCTCTCTTATCAGAAAGTTTAGCTGATGTGTCAAATAGAGGGGCTTTACATACAAAGTtccataataaatgtaatacttCATGGATTAAAGAGCAAAGTGTCAGGCAGAATCGATTTATTTTATGCTAGCGTATAATCTCCATAACCTTGATTTTCCACTTGGAAATCTGACAACAGGTGGTGGGTTCTTCTCACCCGCATCCTGTTTATGAGTCCATGTTGACCTCTTGTTATATAATGTAATCCAAGACAGTTAAAAGGTTTgtgatatgtaaaaaaaaaaaaaacccctatgTAACAACAATTGCTAAAcacaaatttttttgtttgttattttggctgCTCactgttcagggtcaccacagTAGATAATGTGGTCAGCCCCTAATTACTACCCAAACTAACTAACTTTAAACTCAATAATTATTTACAGTTGTGCTCAGAAGTTTGCATAtcttgggagaatttgcaagatgtgtacTGTACCATTTTTCTTGGtgagtgagaaggcaaaacaaatttatttttcatttcctaTATGACTTAAGTTGATACGTAAGGcataacaggaaataatgaaataatccctgttcaagagtttgcatacctttaATTTAATATCCCAGGTGGTATAGATGCCCATTCTTCTTGCCTCAagatactgtaaatgttttgaTTGTCTTGCACAATCTGCACGTTTGAGATCTCCCCAAAGTGGCTCAgtgatattgaggtcaggagactgtgatggtCACTCCAGAATTTTCAacttttctgctgtagccattgaAGAGTCttatgctttggatcattgacATGTTGAAACATCCAAGAGCATCCCATGTGCAGCTTTCctgctgtagaatgcaaattgtctgctAGTATTTTCTAATAGCATTCTGCATTCATCTTCCATCAATTCTAGATCCCTGTGCTACTGGAGCCCCAAATTATAAGAGATCCACCAacatgctttacagtggggatggtgttcTTTTCACCATAGGCCTTGTTGACTCCTCTCCAAACATAGCGTTTATGGTTGTGTGACCACAATccataaataagaaagaaaaaaaaactgttgcattatcaatctttttttttttttttaacaatttctttacTGGTATGCAAACCTCtgagcacaactgtatatatttatttatttatttatttatttatgaaatgaatgattcatttaaaaGTACTTTTACATATATGCATGCTATTGAATCATGGGtgcaaatttcatttaacagtagggggggacgacgacaataaatataaaatttctcatgagcaatttttgaagagGGGACACAAATaacagtcaaattgtacttataaagatatgtccctacagtgaaaaactttgcttttatcattattattgtagcatggagactgtgTCATTacggttattttcaaagttctTCTCAGGTTCAAATTTTCCATTCTTCCGTCATTTTAtcgccctattcggacgggactagttttacaggGGCTCGTtagagaaatttcagtttcacagacgtactttgtgattttaatcccgtccgaatctgccgtgtctgtttttttctcacacgacctgtgtaaaaattccagagcaaattacctactgtttttcagcaaaatcggcgctcctctgagaaatctaatcccgtctgaatgcgaatgtctgtgattgccgaaaatgttttttccaaaacgcgttttcttgtctgttttggtcaACGTGAACTATCGTATTAACCCTAGCGCACCGGCATTCaagtttctgctttctgcacacCAGTAATGGATCTGAATGTGTTTGTTACCCtgcgaagaaataaaaaaattaaatcaacaaGAAGAGCCAAATCACGTAAATTGTTAAGACTGGCTACTGTAATATTAGTTTCAGGTAAGAGTACTTTCATTTCTATATTCAATTACATAAcgtgaaaattatataaaaacgtGTTTATTCCAGTGGGTTTATAAGAAGTTCTATATAAATCATATGACCATACGCAATCCacgaaatgtgctacagtataaataaacgccttgcagtgtcatagccctattcggacgggactattTTTCCAAACGACGTTtgagttagaatttttttcagccgtcgtctgtcatttcatgtatggattcggacgggactaacatctctgtgtttattacggaggtaggagtgtctgtgttCTACATCCTGGACATGTGGTCTTGTGCAACGCCCGCATGTAGAACACAGACACGCCCATGTATTGAATTAAGCTTCATGTAAACATGGAAGTATTGTACCTCAATTTGACATGGTTGTGTGAGGATAACAGAAAATGCTGTTAATTGAAACATATGAATAATTTTAACTGTGATGCTCCATTGTTGTAAAGTGGCTAAAACTACATCAAATGGAGTCATAGCAATATAGCTTCTGGAAGTCCCATGGTTACTGTCACAAAACTCTTATATCCAATGGTTAAAGTAAGATTTGAAATTAGGCTTCAAAAAAAGTTGGATTATAACTATGAAAAGCATGACCTCATGCAACTGGCACTTTCTGAAGACAATTACTGTAATTTATGCTAAATACTGTAATCAGAAGTAAGCTACTAGTTCAATGCACCtgtttatcattattaataagagGATTACAGTGCAtgaaaatggtttaaaaagaaGCTCAGTTTTCAAGTAAAGAGTCACACAGGATAGTATTATTGCTTcaggaaaaatatttattttaatataatgatGGTAATTGATTTCACAGTATGTTGTTGCATTGTGTGGGCTGTGGTAGATTTAATTGCTGGCCATTGTCTGGGAAATCCAGGTTGTGAAAATGCAGACCTGGAGACAGTGAGACAATGGttataataaagacattttagaTTATGTTTGATCATATCACAACAGACAGCACTTGATTTTACCTTGGTATAGACACCAGGGTGATCCTTCTCAGCACATCCATAACCCCAAGACACAACACCTTGCAGTTCACCGTTGCACACCACAGGGCCACCGGAGTCACCCTGAATGAGGGACAGTTACCAATTTATAAGgcccaaaataaaaatattttacccTTTGCTTTTCACCTTACTCTTATATCTTATTTTACCTGGCAAGAGTCCTTGCCTCCCTCCAGGAAACCAGCACAGAACATGGAATCAGTGATCATTCCAGGGTAAGCGTTATTACAATCACTGTAAGACAGAATTGGCACCTGCAGACACTGCAGCTTGTTACGATCAGCAGCTGCAAAGACATAACCCAAACAAAGCAGCATTAAAAAATAGCAGTCAAACAGGGATTTTTTGTTCTCGTTCTTTATCTTGTTCAGTGGCTCATACACTTAGAATATTCTTAATGCATTTTAGGCAAGTCCTTTAACTCCCAAGTCCTGTAACGTacttttcatcatcatttcccACAAGTAAATAAATTGTCCTGGGTAGAATAAACTTGAGTCTGAACTTACTGGAGCTCATGGTGTTTCCCCATCCAGAGACTGTGCACCAGGTGCCTGCAGGGGGGCAGCTCTTGGGCAGTGCCACAGGCTGCACATAGCTGTTCAGGGTAGCAGGTTGACTCAGCTTGATGAGCATGATGTCATTGTTAATGTTCCAGGAGTCATAGTTGGGATTGCGGATGACCTTAGCAGAGGAGATGAACTGCTCACTACCCTCTCTAGCCTGGATGTTGTGCTCTCCCAAACGAACTTCCAAACGACTTGAGATGGGACagatataattttattttgataagTTTAAAGATGTAATTTTTATAATGAATAACTTGTAATAAAATTCAGTGTCACTTACGATTGGTAGCAGTGAGCAGCAGAAACAACCCAGTTCTGATTAATCAGAGAACCACCACAGAAGTGATAGCCAACGTTCAGAGACACTTGCCAGGGCTGGGAGTTGGGTTTGCACTCATACCCTCCAACGATCTTGTCATCCTCCAGAGCAACTGCAAGCAGAAAATATCAGATTCTAGTCAGCATGGTTGTCAGATTATACTGTTCATGAGTTAAAAGAGGTTTAAACTTACAACAAGCTCCAACAAGCAaaagcaggaccagagacctcATGATGGCTGTTGATCACCTAAGATGTGGATCTCAGTTCACACTCCTATTTATGTGAACCAGCAGTCCCATATGGGCCAATCAACAGTTAGTACTAAAAAATAATCTAAAGTCTGATAAGTGAATTTGTAAATGAATAACTTTGTTTTTTGCCAAAAAtaactcgctcactctcacttCCACTAATCGTTCATGGTCATGGGGGCTCCTAAGGTAATACTATCTGAGTGCAACCCAAGTTCAGGATTGAACTTTCCACTAATGCCCACCCCAACCCcccaaaataactaaattaaattatgtGAATTGCAAATCTTTTAGTCATATTGGTCAAAATATGATCAATACTAAAATCctgttaaatttattatttgtgtattaaCAGTTTGTAAAGTAATTTTGAGAATGTGATGGCTGTTGTGGGGTATTCAAGTTAGcaaattgctaaaaaaaaaatcattatttatttaattcagttcatgTAATTCTGTAGTTTGCAGAACTACATACCGTTGAAAATTTTTACAATGAATTGGATATCCAGGCTACGTCACATATTATAACCTCAATGgaattacattaaaaatcatttatataattcatttattgtGTAGGTTTTGTCATGCTTTGCCATTTAATACATACACAGAGCAGCACATTGTGgaatgattaatttattttccagtTGTGGGTTTGATAATCTCTGTAACCCTCGGGGAGCTGGGAAGCTGACAATCTATTAACAGGTGAagattttataaatattctCATGCCTCttgctttaaaaagaaaactcaTGTTAATTGGAATTTTATTGAAGAGTATCTTTTGATACAGAGTtaaattttgtatatattatccCGTTAAAATAGCTGCTCATTACAGCTACAGAGTGCAAGTTTAAGTGGAGGATGTGAGAGCTTAATGGTTATGTGTTGGAATACTTTGCGGAAGGTTGTGTGCTtgaatcctaggtccaccaaactgctaCTGctggagcaaggcccttaaacctcagttttataaaattagttaaaaaatgtaagttgctctggataagggcatctgccaaatgcataTTGTGTTATGGTTAATACAACCATCATTCCTATTGCCATGTGCAAATGAAAACCTAAAGTTTCCTGACGTTTTGGACTCCCCACACCAAAGCAGTTTTCAAACAACTCGAAAAAGTAATGGTATCTGGCTATTCAAGCTTTTTGTAAAAGGCAAGTACCTTTATATTGATGTTTCTGTAAAACATTATGTAAGATCTTTACTCAATGTAAAGagttaaattgttttaaaaagctttataaagatttttttttacattgtattaTGTGGTGCTGTTCTACATTCTACATCAACGATCTAATTGGCATGAATTTTTAATCTCTCTGAGGGCTTGAGGAGGCAGCCTTTCTCACAAAAgcttaaaagaaagaaacagtcTGGTGGCTGTGCCTATATTTTCAATGTACCCCTTCAAAGGAGCTGCAACCTCCAGCATCACCCATCTCGAGGGTCCTGCACCTCTAGGCAAAACTTCCTTCACATGGTCGTGTGACAGGCATAGTCTTTCTTGTAGGGTTTCTGGTCTGGAAGCAGTTGGGGTCTGGCTTGAACAACTGGAGCATGGCAAAAGACAGGGCCTGGAGCAGGGTGAGACTTTGGGTTTGGGTGGCTCCAATGGCCTCTCGAGAGAGCTTAGGAGCACTGGAGCCATTGCAGGAGCTTGGGCACAGCCTGGGCCTGGAACAGTCTCCATTTCAGAGCTCCAAGGCAAGCTCCTCCCATTCCAAGCTGCATGCCAAGGCTGAGGTGGCAGCCTCCTTTGCTCACTCAAAAATTGGGTGGTTTGCCACCAAACATACAATGCTCATCTATACATCTACATACAGATATCAGGAAAGGAAAACTGAAATGATATCAtttcatattcattatttaatctGAAACCCAAATTCTTCAGTGTATAGCAATGACAAAAGAATAGACTTAGAAGGGAGTGTaaatcaacttcattgtaaacTACCGGAAGCAAACTTAAAAATTCTTAGAAAGTCATGTTAACATCCGTTTGCACCACAAGAGGGCACCAAAACGTTTTTGATTTGCTTGTAAAATGAAGAGTTCACTTAAATGCCACCCTCTGTAGCTGCATTCAGATTTAATTACACCACCCATCATGACCCACCACCCACCTTAGTCCAAAAACAATATAGAGACTTATGATGTTACCCACAGTGAGGCAAACAGTAATTCTAAAAGTGTTCGGACTGAGTTTACTGAAAGTtactatatttaaatatatttttgttgttgtcacctgaggttatttatttgcttattaaaGATGTTGACAAGGCCCACACAATTATTATTTAGCCATCCAGTTAAACATTCAAAGCACCCAAAGAGGCtgtactttctttttattgg
Protein-coding regions in this window:
- the LOC113655609 gene encoding trypsin-2 translates to MRSLVLLLLVGACFALEDDKIVGGYECKPNSQPWQVSLNVGYHFCGGSLINQNWVVSAAHCYQSRLEVRLGEHNIQAREGSEQFISSAKVIRNPNYDSWNINNDIMLIKLSQPATLNSYVQPVALPKSCPPAGTWCTVSGWGNTMSSTADRNKLQCLQVPILSYSDCNNAYPGMITDSMFCAGFLEGGKDSCQGDSGGPVVCNGELQGVVSWGYGCAEKDHPGVYTKVCIFTTWISQTMASN